One segment of Desulfovermiculus halophilus DSM 18834 DNA contains the following:
- the ftsH gene encoding ATP-dependent zinc metalloprotease FtsH, whose translation MNNFLKNLILWATISLVMVALFNMFNTPQGARNQISYSQFRSLIEGGQVTSVQIQGKKITGTTEDNQRFSTYAPEDPNLVQTLMGKNVEVSAKPAEESPWYITLLVSWFPMLLLIGVWIFFMRQMQGGGGGGKAFSFGRSKAKMVTEETAKVTFDDVAGVDEAKEELTEVVEFLSNPKKFTRLGGRIPKGVLLVGPPGTGKTLLSRAVAGEAGVPFFSISGSDFVEMFVGVGASRVRDLFVQGKKNAPCLIFIDEIDAVGRQRGAGLGGGHDEREQTLNQLLVEMDGFESNEGVILIAATNRPDVLDPALLRPGRFDRQVVVPNPDLNGRKSILKVYSHKVALSKEVDMDVIARGTPGFSGADLENLVNEAALIAAKNDKDHVDMIDLEEAKDKVMMGKERRSVILSEEEKKTTAYHEGGHALVANLLPKADPVHKVSIIPRGQALGVTMQLPLDDRHNYSKEYLDATLAVMMGGRVAEQLFLHQVTTGASNDLERASKMARKMVCEWGMSETFGSMALSDNGNEVFLGRELVQHKQYSEETARLIDAEVRKILQDAYNMAKRLLEDNEEVVHNLASALLERETISGKDLTTLMNREELPPFEPAEGGKDPGPGRSSGEEDPEETDSEDAARAEDQAEEDNDDAEFSFRDDEEDQAGKEGTDKSA comes from the coding sequence TTGAATAACTTTCTGAAAAATTTGATACTTTGGGCGACCATTTCCCTGGTCATGGTCGCCTTGTTCAATATGTTCAATACCCCCCAAGGGGCCCGAAACCAGATTTCCTACAGTCAGTTTCGGTCCCTGATCGAGGGCGGGCAGGTTACCTCAGTGCAGATCCAGGGCAAGAAGATTACAGGAACCACCGAAGACAATCAGCGCTTTTCCACCTATGCACCTGAGGACCCGAATCTGGTTCAGACCTTGATGGGCAAGAATGTGGAGGTCTCGGCCAAGCCTGCTGAAGAGTCGCCCTGGTACATCACTCTCCTCGTGTCCTGGTTTCCTATGCTGCTGCTCATCGGGGTATGGATATTTTTCATGCGCCAGATGCAGGGTGGTGGCGGCGGAGGCAAGGCTTTCTCCTTCGGCCGGTCCAAGGCCAAGATGGTCACTGAAGAGACCGCAAAGGTCACCTTCGACGATGTGGCCGGGGTCGACGAGGCCAAGGAAGAGCTGACCGAGGTCGTGGAGTTCTTGAGCAACCCCAAGAAGTTTACCCGGCTGGGAGGACGGATTCCCAAGGGGGTGCTCCTGGTCGGCCCTCCGGGAACAGGAAAAACCCTTCTGTCCAGGGCCGTGGCCGGAGAAGCCGGGGTGCCCTTTTTCTCCATCTCCGGTTCCGACTTTGTAGAGATGTTCGTCGGCGTGGGTGCGTCCAGGGTCCGGGATCTCTTTGTCCAGGGGAAGAAGAACGCCCCCTGCCTCATCTTTATCGATGAGATCGATGCCGTGGGCCGGCAGCGGGGCGCAGGGCTCGGCGGCGGCCACGACGAACGGGAGCAGACCCTGAACCAGCTGCTGGTGGAAATGGACGGGTTTGAATCCAACGAGGGGGTGATCCTGATTGCAGCCACCAACAGGCCGGATGTCTTGGACCCGGCTCTGCTCCGGCCGGGACGTTTCGACCGCCAGGTGGTGGTGCCCAATCCGGACCTCAACGGCCGCAAATCCATCCTTAAGGTTTACTCCCATAAGGTGGCCCTGTCCAAGGAGGTCGACATGGACGTTATTGCCCGGGGGACGCCTGGATTTTCCGGGGCCGATCTGGAGAACCTGGTCAATGAGGCGGCTTTGATCGCGGCCAAGAATGATAAAGACCACGTGGACATGATTGACCTGGAAGAGGCCAAGGACAAGGTCATGATGGGCAAGGAGCGGCGCAGCGTTATCTTAAGCGAAGAGGAAAAGAAAACCACCGCCTATCATGAAGGCGGACACGCCCTGGTCGCCAACCTCCTGCCCAAGGCGGACCCTGTGCACAAGGTGTCCATCATTCCCAGGGGCCAGGCCCTGGGGGTGACCATGCAGCTGCCCCTGGATGATCGGCACAACTATTCCAAGGAGTATCTGGATGCCACCCTGGCTGTAATGATGGGCGGCCGGGTGGCGGAGCAGCTTTTTCTCCACCAGGTGACCACCGGAGCGAGCAACGATCTGGAACGGGCTTCCAAAATGGCCCGGAAGATGGTTTGTGAATGGGGGATGAGTGAAACTTTCGGCTCCATGGCCTTAAGCGACAATGGAAATGAGGTCTTCCTGGGCCGGGAGCTGGTGCAGCACAAGCAGTACAGCGAGGAGACCGCACGGCTGATTGATGCCGAGGTGCGCAAGATTCTGCAAGACGCCTACAACATGGCCAAGCGGCTGTTGGAGGACAATGAAGAGGTTGTGCACAATCTGGCCTCCGCCCTTCTGGAGCGGGAGACCATTTCCGGCAAGGATCTGACCACCCTGATGAACAGGGAAGAGCTCCCGCCCTTTGAACCCGCAGAGGGGGGCAAGGACCCGGGTCCGGGCCGTTCCAGCGGGGAGGAGGACCCGGAAGAAACAGACTCGGAGGACGCTGCCCGGGCTGAGGATCAGGCTGAGGAAGACAACGACGATGCTGAGTTCTCCTTTCGGGACGACGAGGAGGATCAGGCGGGCAAGGAAGGGACAGATAAATCGGCATAG
- a CDS encoding rubrerythrin family protein has translation MSSTQENLMEAFAGESQANRKYLAFAQQADKEGHTQVARLFRAAAAAETVHAHAHLRTAGGINSTADNLKEAIAGETHEFKSMYPEMIDKAKEEGNKAAERSFTFANEVEKVHADLYQNALDNMDSLEETDYFVCSVCGYTCGHEAPEKCPVCGAKSKAFFQVS, from the coding sequence ATGAGTTCGACCCAGGAAAACCTCATGGAGGCATTTGCAGGTGAGTCCCAGGCCAACCGCAAGTATCTGGCCTTTGCCCAGCAGGCGGACAAGGAGGGGCATACCCAGGTCGCCCGCCTGTTCAGGGCTGCGGCTGCGGCGGAAACGGTGCACGCCCATGCCCATCTGCGTACCGCAGGCGGGATCAACTCCACCGCGGATAACCTCAAGGAGGCCATTGCCGGTGAGACTCATGAGTTCAAGAGCATGTATCCGGAAATGATCGACAAGGCCAAGGAAGAGGGGAACAAGGCGGCTGAAAGAAGCTTCACCTTTGCCAATGAGGTGGAGAAGGTGCACGCAGATCTGTACCAGAATGCCCTGGACAATATGGACAGCCTGGAAGAGACCGACTACTTCGTATGTTCTGTATGCGGCTATACCTGCGGTCACGAGGCCCCGGAAAAGTGCCCGGTGTGTGGAGCCAAGTCCAAGGCCTTCTTCCAAGTCAGCTAG
- the priA gene encoding replication restart helicase PriA, producing the protein MTPSGPTAWDVALLSPPYATLTYTQPKGFPDQSWQPGLRVVVPVRRELRLGLLMDRVQLEGRAAQMKELLWPGERSPLFSPAFLRLLNALTVRYVSSPGRILAAVLPGAVKSVGPKLVSSQGRISLKQLADLSGESKQAWIDAWLAGELQFQNFGGSKTNRKWDVACQPPWPLRPQARRQMQILDYLWTQGPQTRREVVHTLGDWAGRALKELSAKKLIAPREPEQAERTPQGTKSHLHLSRDQEHVLAGLEADLASRRACARLLFGVTGSGKTLVYARLAARCLEQGRSVLLLVPEVALALQIFIQIQDLIPETASILYHGSLPPAKRSARFVQAGNDTGPVMVVGTRSAVFVPRSDWGLIIMDEEHDASFKQEERLPYQAKEVAYFLSRDQGALLVLGSATPDMKSFHAARNGGVEMLTMPTRISGRTLPEIEIVNLLQEPEEDGPFSPRCRRALDDCLQRGEQAIILLNRRGYAPLVYCTSCAQVVRCEHCAVGLTYHKKLHRLVCHYCGHTRAFPSPCAHCGGHQFVSLNQGTEQVEEYLRTRLDPDISTLRLDRDSTRPQGSMEEILERFAQGRAQVLVGTQMCSKGHNFPQVTLVIVVDGDVGLNLPDYRATERTFQLLVQVAGRAGRGERPGKVYIQTRNPDHYCWRFVQDYDFEGFYAHEIALRQRMHYPPFVKLALVRMSAPADSEKDVHRLMDLGKALSREGKENGVRVLGPAPAPLNQLRGRVRMQCLLKADAWADIRSAYIRFVRRAGHQGRCRIQLDLDPMQML; encoded by the coding sequence ATGACCCCGAGCGGTCCCACGGCTTGGGACGTCGCTTTGCTCAGCCCGCCGTACGCCACGCTGACCTATACCCAGCCAAAGGGGTTTCCGGACCAATCCTGGCAACCGGGGCTGCGGGTCGTGGTCCCGGTGCGCCGGGAGCTTCGGCTGGGCCTGCTTATGGACCGGGTTCAGCTTGAAGGCAGAGCGGCTCAGATGAAAGAGCTTCTCTGGCCCGGAGAACGATCCCCTCTCTTTTCTCCCGCCTTTCTTCGCCTGCTCAACGCCCTGACGGTCCGCTACGTCAGCTCGCCCGGGCGGATTCTGGCCGCTGTCCTTCCGGGGGCGGTCAAGTCTGTCGGGCCGAAGCTGGTCAGCTCCCAGGGGAGGATCAGCCTCAAACAGCTCGCGGACCTGAGCGGGGAGAGCAAGCAAGCCTGGATTGACGCGTGGCTGGCGGGTGAGCTCCAGTTTCAGAATTTTGGGGGATCCAAGACAAACCGGAAATGGGATGTGGCCTGCCAGCCGCCCTGGCCGCTTCGACCCCAGGCCCGCCGTCAGATGCAGATTTTGGATTATTTGTGGACCCAGGGCCCTCAAACCCGCCGGGAGGTGGTTCACACTCTGGGTGACTGGGCTGGCCGGGCCTTGAAGGAGCTGTCGGCAAAGAAGCTTATCGCACCCCGGGAGCCGGAACAGGCGGAGAGGACGCCGCAGGGTACGAAAAGTCACCTGCATCTAAGCCGGGATCAGGAGCACGTTCTGGCCGGACTGGAGGCGGACTTGGCCTCGCGGCGGGCCTGCGCCCGTCTGCTGTTCGGGGTCACGGGCAGCGGGAAGACCCTGGTATACGCCCGCCTGGCGGCCAGGTGCTTGGAGCAGGGGCGATCGGTGCTCCTGCTGGTGCCGGAGGTCGCCCTGGCCCTGCAGATCTTCATCCAAATCCAGGATCTGATTCCAGAAACAGCATCCATCCTGTATCACGGCTCCCTCCCACCAGCCAAACGGTCGGCACGCTTTGTTCAGGCCGGGAACGACACCGGACCGGTAATGGTTGTGGGCACCAGATCGGCGGTGTTTGTCCCTCGGTCGGACTGGGGGCTGATCATTATGGATGAGGAGCACGACGCGTCCTTCAAGCAGGAAGAGCGCCTGCCCTATCAGGCCAAGGAAGTGGCCTATTTCTTGAGCCGGGACCAGGGCGCTCTTTTGGTCCTCGGCTCGGCAACCCCGGACATGAAAAGCTTTCATGCCGCCCGAAACGGCGGAGTGGAGATGCTGACCATGCCCACCAGGATCAGTGGACGAACCCTGCCGGAGATAGAGATCGTCAACCTGCTGCAGGAACCGGAGGAGGACGGGCCCTTCAGCCCCCGCTGCCGTCGGGCCCTGGACGACTGCCTGCAACGGGGGGAGCAGGCCATCATCCTGCTGAATCGGCGGGGATACGCCCCGTTGGTCTATTGCACCTCCTGTGCCCAGGTTGTCCGCTGCGAGCACTGCGCAGTCGGCCTGACCTACCATAAGAAGCTGCATCGTCTGGTCTGTCATTATTGTGGGCATACCCGGGCTTTCCCTTCCCCGTGCGCCCACTGCGGCGGACATCAGTTCGTATCCCTGAATCAGGGCACGGAACAGGTGGAGGAGTATCTGCGCACCAGACTGGATCCAGACATTTCCACCCTGCGCCTGGATCGGGACAGCACCAGGCCTCAGGGAAGCATGGAGGAAATCCTGGAGCGCTTTGCCCAAGGCCGGGCTCAGGTTCTGGTAGGGACCCAGATGTGCAGCAAGGGCCACAACTTCCCCCAGGTGACCCTGGTTATTGTGGTCGACGGGGATGTGGGCCTGAACCTGCCTGACTATCGAGCCACTGAACGTACCTTCCAGCTTCTGGTCCAGGTCGCGGGCAGGGCGGGCCGGGGAGAGAGGCCGGGCAAGGTGTATATCCAGACCCGGAATCCGGATCATTACTGCTGGAGATTTGTGCAGGACTACGATTTTGAGGGGTTTTATGCCCATGAGATCGCTCTGCGCCAGCGGATGCACTACCCTCCCTTTGTCAAGCTGGCCCTGGTTCGAATGAGCGCTCCGGCCGACTCGGAGAAGGATGTGCACAGGCTCATGGATCTGGGAAAGGCCCTGTCCAGGGAGGGCAAGGAAAACGGGGTCCGGGTGTTGGGGCCGGCCCCTGCCCCTTTGAACCAATTGCGGGGCAGAGTGCGGATGCAGTGTCTGCTCAAGGCGGATGCATGGGCCGATATCCGTTCCGCATACATCCGCTTTGTACGCCGGGCGGGGCACCAGGGACGCTGCCGGATCCAGCTGGATCTCGATCCAATGCAGATGTTGTGA
- the folP gene encoding dihydropteroate synthase has translation MTTPVTWTIAGGRVLGPAPFFVAGIVNCTPDSFYDGGHFFDPDQASEQSVALVDQGADIVDIGGESTRPFSRRVSAEEEKRRVLPVINRVLERRPRAVVSVDTYRAGVAAAALQAGAGIVNDVSACTFDPDLMQVVSEYRPGYVLMHSQGRPEDMQKDPSYDDVVGEVFSFFETRMNRLVQAGLPEERIVLDPGIGFGKLLEHNLRLLANIQTFFALGRPVYMGLSNKSTWGKLLDLGPDQRQTATQVATALMGAKGVPIHRVHEVADTVRTLRIVQALQEQEDG, from the coding sequence ATGACCACACCTGTGACCTGGACAATAGCCGGGGGCCGGGTTTTAGGCCCGGCCCCTTTTTTTGTGGCCGGAATCGTCAACTGCACCCCGGATTCGTTTTATGACGGGGGGCATTTCTTCGATCCGGATCAAGCAAGCGAGCAGTCTGTGGCCCTCGTGGATCAGGGGGCGGACATAGTTGATATCGGCGGCGAGTCCACCCGCCCCTTTTCCAGGAGGGTGAGCGCTGAGGAAGAGAAACGCAGGGTCCTGCCGGTCATCAATCGGGTTCTGGAGCGCAGGCCCCGGGCGGTTGTTTCCGTGGACACCTATCGGGCCGGGGTTGCCGCTGCGGCCCTGCAGGCAGGCGCAGGCATTGTCAACGATGTCTCGGCCTGCACCTTCGATCCGGACCTTATGCAGGTTGTGTCCGAATACAGGCCGGGATACGTGCTCATGCACTCCCAAGGCCGGCCTGAGGACATGCAGAAGGATCCCTCATATGACGATGTGGTCGGCGAGGTCTTTTCCTTTTTTGAGACCAGGATGAATCGGCTGGTTCAGGCCGGTCTGCCGGAAGAGCGCATTGTGCTGGACCCGGGGATCGGTTTCGGTAAGCTTTTGGAGCATAATCTGCGGCTTTTGGCCAATATACAGACCTTTTTCGCCCTTGGCCGCCCTGTGTATATGGGGCTGTCCAACAAGTCGACCTGGGGCAAGCTGCTGGATCTTGGACCTGATCAGCGGCAGACGGCAACTCAGGTGGCCACAGCCCTGATGGGGGCGAAAGGGGTGCCAATCCACCGGGTGCATGAGGTGGCGGATACGGTGCGTACGCTGCGCATAGTGCAGGCACTGCAGGAGCAGGAGGATGGTTAG
- a CDS encoding aconitate hydratase — MPNLVHKILQNHLVAGELTPGSEIGISIDNTLMHDATGQMAMLQYEALDIPRVKTNRSVTYTDHNTLQIGFENMDDHHFLASACRKFGLYFSRAGNGICHQVNLERFSLPGQTLLGADSHTTTAGGVGMLAIGAGGLDIAVAMAGRPFYLPMPRVVKVTLTGQLPSWSAAKDVALELLRRMTVSGGRGTILEFAGDGLAGLSATERATIANMSIECGAFTAVFPSDEVTRRYFQAQKREADWREIQADPDAEYDDEMVIDLATVPPLVAKPHSPDNVVPVEEVHGLEVHQVAIGSCTNSSLQDMLKVARILEQGTVPPEVSLIIAPGSRQVLLDLTSCGALETMIKAGARIVETACGFCNGVGQAPRSQGVSLRTSNRNFPGRSGTADANLYLVSPETAAVSALSGQLRDPRSFGQPVQIDLPREFAVDDSLIVPPAQTNEEVEIVRGPNIAPLPLFEAMPDELAGEVLLCLGDNVTTDDILPAGAHILAKRANIPAISEFIFCKIDETFPQRARQAKTGFIVGGANYGQGSSREHAALAPRYLGVRAVIAESFARIHKFNLVNFGILPLEFVNPQDKDKLSQGEGLELINLHQALQSGGQIIVTDASGSLQVSTVLDVSPRLREVLLAGGTLNHTRKRAGK, encoded by the coding sequence ATGCCCAATCTTGTGCACAAAATACTCCAGAACCACTTGGTTGCTGGAGAGCTCACTCCGGGCTCGGAAATCGGGATCAGTATCGACAACACCTTGATGCACGATGCCACGGGCCAGATGGCCATGCTCCAGTACGAGGCTTTGGACATCCCCCGGGTAAAGACCAATCGCTCGGTGACCTACACAGATCACAACACCCTGCAGATCGGGTTCGAGAACATGGACGACCACCACTTCCTGGCTTCGGCCTGCCGCAAGTTCGGGCTCTACTTCTCCCGGGCCGGAAACGGGATCTGCCACCAGGTCAACCTGGAACGCTTCTCCCTGCCCGGCCAGACCCTGCTCGGCGCTGACAGCCATACGACCACAGCCGGCGGCGTGGGCATGCTGGCCATCGGGGCCGGCGGTCTGGACATCGCTGTGGCCATGGCCGGCCGCCCTTTCTATCTGCCCATGCCCCGGGTGGTCAAAGTCACCCTCACCGGCCAGCTGCCGTCCTGGTCCGCGGCCAAGGACGTGGCCTTGGAGCTTCTGCGCCGCATGACCGTGTCCGGAGGCCGGGGCACCATTCTGGAGTTTGCCGGGGACGGTCTGGCCGGGCTCTCAGCCACGGAACGGGCCACTATCGCCAATATGAGCATCGAATGCGGGGCATTCACTGCGGTCTTCCCCAGCGACGAGGTCACCCGCCGTTATTTCCAGGCCCAGAAGCGGGAAGCGGACTGGCGGGAGATCCAGGCCGACCCGGATGCGGAGTACGACGATGAGATGGTCATCGATCTCGCAACAGTCCCGCCCCTGGTGGCCAAACCCCATTCCCCGGACAACGTGGTTCCGGTGGAGGAGGTCCACGGCCTGGAGGTGCATCAGGTGGCCATAGGCTCCTGCACCAACTCCTCTTTGCAGGACATGCTCAAGGTCGCCCGGATCCTGGAGCAGGGAACCGTGCCCCCCGAGGTCAGCCTGATCATCGCCCCGGGCTCCAGACAGGTCCTTTTGGACCTGACCTCCTGCGGGGCCCTGGAAACCATGATCAAGGCCGGGGCCAGAATTGTGGAAACAGCCTGCGGATTCTGCAACGGGGTGGGCCAGGCCCCGCGCTCCCAAGGGGTCTCCCTGCGGACCTCCAACCGCAACTTCCCCGGGCGCAGCGGCACGGCAGATGCCAATCTGTACCTGGTCAGCCCGGAGACAGCCGCAGTCTCCGCACTCTCCGGCCAGCTGCGCGACCCGCGGTCCTTCGGACAGCCGGTGCAGATCGATCTGCCCCGGGAGTTTGCAGTGGACGACAGCCTCATCGTGCCCCCGGCCCAGACAAATGAGGAGGTGGAGATTGTCCGCGGACCGAACATCGCTCCCCTGCCTCTGTTTGAGGCCATGCCGGATGAACTGGCCGGTGAAGTCCTGCTCTGCCTGGGGGACAATGTGACCACGGACGACATCCTGCCCGCCGGCGCCCACATCTTGGCCAAACGGGCCAACATCCCGGCTATTTCCGAGTTCATCTTCTGCAAGATCGACGAGACGTTTCCCCAGCGGGCCAGACAGGCTAAAACCGGGTTTATTGTCGGCGGGGCCAACTATGGTCAGGGATCGAGCCGGGAACACGCCGCACTGGCTCCGAGATACCTGGGGGTCCGGGCGGTTATCGCCGAGTCATTCGCCAGGATCCACAAGTTCAATCTGGTCAACTTCGGCATCCTGCCCCTGGAGTTCGTCAATCCCCAGGATAAGGACAAACTGAGCCAGGGCGAAGGCCTGGAGCTGATCAATCTGCATCAGGCCCTGCAGTCCGGAGGGCAGATCATCGTGACCGATGCATCCGGCTCCCTGCAGGTTTCCACTGTCCTGGATGTCTCCCCCCGCCTGCGGGAGGTCCTTTTGGCCGGCGGAACCCTGAATCACACCAGGAAGAGGGCTGGGAAGTAG
- the glmM gene encoding phosphoglucosamine mutase produces the protein MNDRLFGTDGLRGQVNVFPMQPEVVIRLGLAAGQYFRNGKKRHRVVIGKDTRLSGYVFETALTSGLCAAGMDVFLVGPMPTPAISFLTKNMRADLGVVISASHNPFQDNGIKFFDRDGFKLSDETEEEISQLVNNRQLVWDSPAPEAIGRATKIEDSPGRYIVSLKNSFPSNLSLDGLTVVLDCANGAAYRVAPLVFQELGAKVIPVGVDPDGLNINAGCGSLHPESVRAKVLETGADLGIALDGDADRVILVDEKGRILDGDQVMAMCAQDFLDKDLLPGKTLVATVMSNMALELFMSERGGRLLRTPVGDRYVAEAMRRHGAVLGGEQSGHLIFLQYSTTGDGVLAALQVLKVIQEKQRPVSELAGILEPLPQHLMNVPVQRKIPFEQVPEVQKMVQAAEKSLQGKGRVLLRYSGTEAKARVMVEGIDPELVQALTSDLAQVIQDHVR, from the coding sequence ATGAATGATAGGTTGTTCGGTACTGATGGTTTGCGCGGGCAGGTGAATGTCTTTCCCATGCAGCCGGAGGTGGTCATCCGTCTCGGACTGGCCGCGGGGCAGTATTTCCGCAACGGGAAGAAGCGTCATAGGGTGGTTATCGGCAAGGATACCCGCTTGTCCGGCTATGTCTTTGAGACAGCCCTGACCTCTGGTCTGTGTGCGGCCGGGATGGACGTGTTTCTGGTCGGCCCCATGCCGACCCCGGCCATCTCCTTTTTGACCAAGAATATGCGGGCCGACCTGGGGGTGGTCATCTCCGCCTCTCACAACCCGTTTCAGGACAATGGAATCAAGTTCTTTGACCGGGACGGGTTTAAGCTCAGCGATGAGACGGAAGAAGAGATCAGTCAGCTGGTGAACAACAGACAGTTGGTCTGGGACAGCCCCGCTCCGGAAGCCATCGGCCGGGCCACCAAGATCGAGGACAGTCCCGGACGGTATATTGTCTCCCTGAAGAACAGCTTTCCCTCGAACTTGAGCCTGGATGGGCTGACCGTGGTCCTGGATTGCGCCAACGGAGCAGCCTACCGGGTTGCCCCCCTCGTGTTTCAGGAGCTGGGGGCCAAAGTCATACCGGTGGGGGTCGATCCGGACGGATTGAATATCAATGCCGGATGCGGCTCTCTGCATCCCGAGTCCGTGCGGGCCAAGGTCCTGGAGACCGGGGCTGACCTGGGCATTGCCCTGGACGGAGATGCGGACAGGGTCATCCTGGTGGATGAAAAGGGGCGCATACTGGATGGTGATCAGGTCATGGCCATGTGCGCGCAGGACTTTCTGGACAAGGATCTCCTGCCGGGCAAGACCCTGGTGGCTACGGTCATGAGCAATATGGCCCTGGAGCTGTTCATGTCCGAGCGGGGTGGCCGCCTTCTGCGCACTCCGGTTGGAGACAGGTATGTGGCCGAAGCCATGCGCAGGCACGGGGCTGTGCTGGGCGGGGAGCAGTCCGGGCATCTCATTTTTCTGCAGTACAGTACAACCGGAGACGGAGTCCTGGCCGCCCTGCAGGTCTTGAAGGTCATCCAGGAGAAGCAGCGGCCCGTGTCTGAGCTGGCCGGGATTTTGGAGCCCTTGCCCCAACATCTGATGAATGTCCCTGTGCAGCGCAAGATTCCCTTTGAACAGGTGCCTGAAGTCCAAAAGATGGTCCAGGCGGCAGAGAAGTCCTTGCAGGGAAAGGGGCGGGTCCTGCTGCGCTATTCCGGGACCGAGGCCAAGGCCAGGGTCATGGTGGAAGGAATCGATCCAGAGCTGGTTCAGGCTTTGACCTCGGACTTAGCCCAAGTTATTCAGGATCATGTCCGTTAA
- a CDS encoding UTP--glucose-1-phosphate uridylyltransferase has product MRISKVVIPVAGWGTRSLPATKNLPKEMLPVFKKPGVQYIVEEAIEAGLKDVVFVTNQNKTIIEDHFDYNLALESVLERTGKHDLLKVAREVAEMVNIISVRQKQQLGLGHAVLCAREVIKNEPFALMVGDDLMFNADPGIRQLTRIAEAESMAVVGVMPVPEHKVSSYGVIQGEEIGPDMFRVRDLQEKPRSGEAASRLAMVGRYVMTPDVFEHLQDLSAGGPDNEIQLTEALRVMARNNRLLAVRVRGMRFDIGDWTDYLIANIYFGLQDEELRDDLVQRLHELVPPPSK; this is encoded by the coding sequence ATGCGAATTTCCAAGGTCGTCATTCCGGTTGCAGGGTGGGGCACCAGGTCCCTGCCGGCGACAAAGAATCTGCCCAAAGAAATGCTCCCTGTGTTCAAGAAACCCGGGGTGCAGTACATCGTGGAAGAGGCCATTGAGGCCGGGCTCAAGGATGTGGTCTTTGTCACCAACCAGAACAAGACAATTATTGAAGACCATTTCGACTACAATCTGGCCCTGGAATCCGTCCTGGAGAGAACCGGGAAGCACGATCTCTTGAAGGTGGCCAGGGAAGTCGCCGAGATGGTGAACATCATTTCCGTGCGCCAGAAGCAGCAGCTTGGACTGGGCCATGCCGTACTCTGCGCCCGGGAGGTGATCAAGAACGAGCCCTTCGCTCTGATGGTCGGCGACGATCTGATGTTCAACGCCGACCCTGGAATCAGGCAGCTGACCAGGATCGCCGAGGCCGAGAGCATGGCCGTGGTCGGAGTGATGCCCGTCCCTGAGCACAAGGTCTCCTCCTACGGAGTGATCCAGGGGGAAGAGATCGGTCCGGATATGTTCCGGGTACGGGATCTGCAGGAGAAGCCCAGGTCCGGGGAGGCAGCCTCCAGGCTGGCCATGGTCGGGCGCTATGTGATGACCCCGGACGTGTTCGAGCACCTGCAGGATCTTTCTGCCGGGGGGCCGGACAATGAGATCCAGCTCACCGAGGCCTTGCGGGTCATGGCCCGCAACAACAGGCTGCTGGCGGTTCGGGTCCGGGGGATGCGGTTTGATATCGGGGACTGGACTGACTACTTGATCGCCAATATCTATTTTGGACTTCAGGACGAGGAGCTTCGGGATGACCTTGTCCAGCGCCTGCATGAGCTGGTTCCGCCTCCTTCCAAATAA